atGTGCCTGCAAACTCTCATTGATTCCTTAGATTACAGTaatctaaaattattaaaggtagaagaaaataagaacATATTAAtctcatttaaatattttataattttccaatGTAGAATTATGCTTTGATATTGGATTTTCCCAGCCCTAAGTATGATTTGTAAATCAACAAAGGTAATCTGaaggtaattattatttgagaCGGTAATGTGTTAGCTgtattttaaaacttttaccttttttttcattagaGGTACATTTGGAACagtattattagaaaaaagattcttttcccgtatatatttttatacaaatggCAAAACAGTACATTAGTTTTATTCTAGAATTGCCAACATTTTCCAAACTATTTTATGATCTTAATTGGCATCAATGAATTAAAGAAAGTGTTGTTATTCAttaacgtttaatattttgtttaataaaacatatatttcgGTAGTGTAACTCAAAAAGGTAGTTCTATATATGTAACAAATGTAACTGCTCGAATTATTTAGACAATATTTTCGGGAATTCCTTTTCGAAAAGAAACTTGTGTAGCAAACAATATTATTGGGAATAGTTTTATTGTTCTTAATAATGGCATTTTATTGGAGTCTTTAAATGCTAAATGCCTTTATATTATAAGGATagatattcaatttatttaaacttatttttaagaataagCAATCCACTAGTTCTTTTGTTACTAGAGCAATTGAAAACAGTCTCTAACGTTCATTATTTTATGATCATGTTATATATTAGATGACTGTTTCATATAATAACTGAATACTTTAAGAACATAGCAAACAAATGATATTTCTTGACATCAAAAACAgtcgttaattttattttttgaacaTACAGTAATTTATACAGATCaagcatatattttatttattcaatatttcctgcatatagaataattttatttgctctTATAACACGAGAGAAGAGGAACGAAGCTTATAAATCCTATGgaagattaaattatttttcttattaggaATTTTTCTATGGGCTGGCACTCAAGTTCATGATATATATCATGTATCtcaatatcttctttttaagatgaaattacattttaatagttttattgccataaattaatattgtttgTAAGTGCATTAAGATTTACTCAAAGAAAAAGTTTGTACCTTCTcgttttattgtaaaaatgtaaCTGGCGAAAGGTACAACATGTAGCAAAGGatagaaaatatcaaaagtcgcATGATcgtataaataacaaatcatGCGTACACCTGAAACTAcagtaaacaattttttagtgcgaatatgttaaaataaatagatcaATTACAAATCCTCGCGTTATAATGCAAGTCATAATGTTGATAGCAAATTTCGATTAAAagtaaatgaaatgaaaacatACATAGGAATGTAATAATTATCTacagtttaattattatttatgttatatttctGTATGGAATGAATATGTACCTCTTTTCGAAAAATCAATAGACGAATGTTGCAAAGTTTATAGAGTCTGGTACTCAGTGCAACTGATGATATggcaataaaattcaattttcaaaatagtaggttcaatttatttatatgtatttctaaTTGTGACTGGGattcattatttaaaagttATGAATAACCTAATAAACAAAGGCAGCAACATTTAATTGTTTCTCATTATAAACTAGCTGTTGAATCATTTAGATACtatttcttttcaaaataGCAAGCGCGAAGCTTTTAATGGTTATGCATGATGTTTGTAGAGCTTAATggagaaaaaagatatttgtcGAACGATTGGGAATCTGGAGAATGTATCCCGGCTTTCTATCGgctgttcaaatattttccttcGAATTAGATGATTGTGGCGATCATCTTATTTTTTTCCTCCTTGACTACATTTCCTAATGAATTAATTGCTGTGGCAGGACCACAGTGAACGCGCGAACAATATGTAAGAGAGCAATGTGTTTACGTGTATGTTTAGGTGAGTGTTGTGTGTACGTGAGACATAGGATGTAATTACAATTAGACAGATCATTTGTTAAACCATCAGCGGTACGATTTTTGGACGTTTGTGTATGATTTATGAAGTTGTATGTCTCTAAACTTATCAAAGTCAAACCATCTAAATGAGAAATAAACTACATAGAATTGGAATTGTCTAGATTTTGAGAAACTCCTTTACtcacttttttcattttacacaTACAATGAATGAATACAATTCTTTATCAAACTAAGTTACAAAAGTATCGAAAAGTAATTCTAATGATCGATGaacattaattgaaatatacaatGGAGTTATATAATGTTTTCATCTTCGACGTTGAACAATAAAAGTGAAACGTTTACGATAATCGTTATCAATCTATGATTATCGCTTATAATTCTCGTGACGTACGGTTATTTCCTTttagataaagaaaaagagtGGGACAGAGAGGTGCTTTGATTAATGAATCACGACAAGAATCGTACACCGGTCTGTAATGGGAATGAAAACGTACATTGTAGCCTATTGAGAAAGTTCTATGcaataaacgaagaaaacagAAGAAGCAAATAACAAAAGAGTATTGCTGGTGGTTAATTGCAGGTATGAGGGGTGGCGAGGCTTTTACAAGGGTCTAAGCGCGAACCTGACCAGGGTGACTCCAGCGACTGTGATTACATTCTTGGTATACGAAAATGTGTCTCACTATCTGCAACATAGAAAAACAATGGATCAAGACCGAACATTGCCAATTTTGATCAAGAATGTAGAAGAGAGTAACTAATTTAAGAATTACATTGTAAAAAGATCCACTGTCATTTTAAGAAATCAACTCGAAGGTTTTATTTGATCAAACCAGCTAACACAAATACGTTCACGACCTGTCGGTGAAATATTTTAGCTAAATTATTATAGCCATATAATAGAATGCATTTAATCGATATGCAAGCAAAAATGCAtttgtttcgaaatttattcTGACGTCGACGACTAGATTTCCGTTTTCCAGTGCATTATTCTATGTTCATGAATCTGTGACGTTGAACATCATTATCCATACATTGTTACTGTGAAAAACAATTGTGAATATAGCGACAAGATTTCTCGTTATTAATTAAgacttttgttaattttacgAAACTTTGTACGTCGCTATAATGAAATTACTTTAAACAAATTGCGAACGCACATGACCTGTACATTCTTAACGATACTTTCCCCATTCGAAGTTCGAACTTCATTCGAAATGCGTATAATGTCCTTTTTCGATAATTCAGAATGTACTAGTTTCCATGATATTTTTCTCCCCATAGTCTCTAAGTAgtcttatttcattttcttgttGTTGATATTTGATGTCAATTTAGACAAATCGCTTTATGTGCATATACTATTCTCGCAGCAATAGTAGTATGCTATGCGAAACTTTCGATTTAAAGCtgctaatttataaaaaaaaaacttggaAATATTCCTCGAAGCGAAAATAAATCATGCGAACGTGGAGTACGAGAAGGAACATATGTATTTTCGATTCAATAAATATTGCAATACTATTACACAAAAAGATGTGTTTATCGCTCGACAAtgataaatgttatttatggAAGTATAAAAATCTTTATGTGTTTTTTAGAAACTCCATTATCGGACGGCAGTCCGTGAACTATACCGTGTACTATGAAGATTGCGTTTAATATCGTGGCTTCTCTAACTATTATCGTCGAGATCATGGCGCCTTATCAAAGTTAATGGACTTTGAGGGCATTTTTTATAGCGGTAATTGCAATCTTTCGCGTGCTCGGCCTCGGTGATCTCGCTCGGAAGATTTTCATTTTGTGAAGAGGATGGCCTGTGACAAAAATTGCATCAAGTTATTGATTTTTCACAAACGTGTTCTAAAActtttaattcgtttaatttattgCAAAGTTATTGTCGAAACTGTATTTACATTAAAGTACGTCTAGCACTcacgtaaataaaatttgcagcACTTCGCCAAGCACCCCATTACTAGTTAAAGGATAGTTAGTAACTTCACAGATCATTTTTAGTAAACAATTTTCACCAGAATAACCGAagctataaaaataaagatattgtAACTTTTAATTTAGTCTATCCAGGACTCATTTTactacgtttcatttttaaccAGTTTCTTTACCTTTCTAGTTTGTTCATAAGAATTTCGTACGCCAATCGTCGATCCAGACTTCGCTTCTTAAGATACGGCTCACCCGAATAGTAAGTAGAGTTCCATTCCCCTGGCAGAGCATAATTCGCTTCGAAGTATAGAGAAAATAGCACCGATTTGTCGGGAATATCAATGGGTACTCCGAGGGCGAAGAATATCTGCACGCATAAGagttttttttatatgataaccatttatttttatatagaccAGATCGAAACGATCTGTACACGATATGCCATTTTTTTCCGCGGTGACAGATCAAATTACGACGTTAGTATCGCATTAACGGGTAAATGGTAGTATTagttgatgaaaaatgacttTTATTCTGTACTTTACCCCCATGCCGCTGCCCTCAGGAAACCCAATAGATCTAAGGTGTCTTGTTACTCCGTGTGTGATGTTTTTCACCCCTGAAGCTTGTGATACCCACGCGAGATAGCACACGACGAGGATATACATTGTGACTAACCGTCTGGAAGGAATACGAATATGATCCGTCATGTTCGAAATCCCATGGAAGAACAAATTATCGTTTATCCAACCCGAACTATGTTTCATGAGACGAGGATAGAAGAGATTTTCGAAAGTCAGATCTTACCAAGCGCGCAGCATCGCGTTAATCAAGCAAAGTTTGTCCGAATCGTTTgcttcattttttaaacgaaaggCTACATCGTAAGATCTGAAACGAGGCGCGAGTTAACGACTTGTAAGCTGCACATTGCCAACGCCCGTTAAACGAGGGATACTGTGGAAGTTTACAGCGGGCTAATAATTGTATACTGCTAACGAGCCGTAACTAGATTTTTTCGCGTGTATGTGCAAACGCGTAAACCATCGAACCCGCTACATTTTTATGCGGAAGAGCCACGAGTCACCCCGCAGGCAAACGTAAAAGACTGAATCTAAAAAGAGGATTAAACCATCCAAtcttaacgttatatcttcATGGAAGTTAAATTTCAATCTCTATCTTGCCAAGTTATCCGAGCAGCCACACAGTGCCAGTTCGCCCAGAATCTCCGGCCCATTTCCGTAAATTTGCAAAATCTCCTCGGGTCAGGCAGCAACACGTAGTGGGGATTGCGCGAGCGTTTATCATCGACAGAGGGcatttaaaacattccaaataCGCGACACGGACCAGATAAGTCCGACATTAAATAAATCATCAAATCGTAATGCGATTGTGTTGCTGCGTTGTTTAGCGCATTCCACATTCAACTTAGGActtgtattaataattattctgcGCGACTTTGGGGGCGTCTCGCTGTCAACACCCGCAGCCGAATAACACGCTGAAACCTGCTCTCTATGCCGCGGGCCTTTGGATATCTGGGACGAAGTTAATCGTTAGAATGTCAGAAAAGGTGATCGTTGCGTAGTATCATTGGAGCGTCGTGATTTTTCACGGCTGTCTCCTGTATACGTGGCCGCAAATAACCGTGAAAAACCGCGACGCCAATACGCAACGATCACCAAATCTTCCTCTTCATGTTGCAAATGAtcgattttatacaaaaatcctttgaatttaaattgtcCTTACATAATCAGATCGTTGGTTGCTAGGcttatatgttaaaaaatgggagttattttatgaaattgttCCGGAATTGTTGAGCAACTCGTGCTTAAGAATCATAGCGAAATCGTTGTTGGAAAATTCAGCCTTCTCGGATCGATGAAATATTTGTCAAACTTTCAGAAATGTTTCCCTATTTCACGAATGTATACTTGATTTCTTGGTTTAGCCACCGATCAAGAGTGCACGGTGGAATGCCAAAGGGAGAAAGACAATCCACAGAATCCTGTTTTGGCGTTGGAACGCGGCACGATTGCAGTTTGTGCTGTAGTTTCCAAGATTGTTCGACCAACGGTTCGCAGATGGCGGCCGATGGTTGGTATTCAGAAGCTTCAGCCCCGCCCATGTAATTCGAACAAGAACTTTTTCGCCGGCTTTGTCGTGTAGAAAGATGGAAATTTTCGAATCTTAAGCACCCCATTGGGTACGTTAACTTCTAGCGTGATAAggatttcgtttaaaatcttCAAAAAGAATTCCACCCCTTGAGCCGAGACTTAGAACATACGTTGCGTTGCATATCCTCTATAATTAGACAATAATTTGCCAAGCGATTCAAAATActaaaatacgataaaaaaagatacagaATTACTAAAAGCAATGGAACGTTAATAGGGAGGAAGATTGATTTGTCGATCGGAGGCTGGAACGTGGATTCAGACATAGCCGAATATAAAGGGATAGGATTTCAGAAAAAACATCCAGTTTTCAAGCACCTTGTTTTTATAATGCTAAGCACAATGCAAGCTGGAGGTATCGATTGGTTGGTTCAAGACATTTTTGCACAAGAAAGGGCGAGGACAAGAAGCAGAAGCAAACTATGGTACAACATAGGGAACGTATGCAGTACATACAAAGTATTTTGTAAAGGAAGaagaatcttttatttctttttccactGAGACGACTGTTTCAGAATGAAGTTAACGTATTACGGTCAAACGGTTGATACTTTTAGTATCTTAAGCGTGATAAAAAAGGGAGAAATcgtgaaagaaaaacaagagaAAGCGAAGAAGGgtagatttatttttctcttgcgTGTCTTTTTAGTGAATTagcactagaactaccgatagttaacacgaagctatttctaccaaaactaGTCAGAATGACTGAtccttaaaaaatatgtaacgatagaatacttttatatttattgatttattattttcttacagagggaattccatgttatgtagtacatttttggtattattaatccatctgggaccatgatccctaaacgagggttgacacatttgtaaaattgtagaactAGTCACCTTCGACTGGTGTGGTATTCTAGTGTTaacatctagcgatctagcgatcgatccggaattttcttgataactgatatcatcatacTGAGTGATACGcagtaacaatttttaaaaacgtgtgggaagttgtacaaaacgaggaaactggttaattggggttcgataaacagattgcaggacccttttacactttgacaagtataagtagccttgatagaaaattattttgagcttgaatacataaaaaacaaaataagattcattatattatCCTTGTAGTTATCGTTGAGAAAGTCATTATGTCATtgcggaaaaaaatataacacgaagtaggaattttaaaataaaattgtagaaccagtcattTTGACTCGTGTGGTAGTTTTAGTATTAAAAGCTATGGAATGGTTTAAAATATACGAGATAATGATGATTACAAGAGATGTCAGCGCtataataaatgcaatttatcattttcgtGGACGGTAAAAGCGTTTCTGCCGCTTCTAATTAAATAAAGCGACGAGTTTCGGTTGACTGGCAAACAACGGAATTACATAGTACTTGTAAGGTGTGTCGGCGCGCACACAGAATATATCCCTTCGGGTATGTCACGAGTTAGGATCTGCGGAAATGGATACGATCCTTTTGTTTGCCGTTGAGATTCCACGAACGGAAGACAGAAGCAGCAG
This genomic window from Bombus fervidus isolate BK054 chromosome 5, iyBomFerv1, whole genome shotgun sequence contains:
- the LOC139987827 gene encoding uncharacterized protein isoform X2; amino-acid sequence: MYILVVCYLAWVSQASGVKNITHGVTRHLRSIGFPEGSGMGIFFALGVPIDIPDKSVLFSLYFEANYALPGEWNSTYYSGEPYLKKRSLDRRLAYEILMNKLESFGYSGENCLLKMICEVTNYPLTSNGVLGEVLQILFTPSSSQNENLPSEITEAEHAKDCNYRYKKCPQSPLTLIRRHDLDDNS
- the LOC139987827 gene encoding uncharacterized protein isoform X1, with the translated sequence MKHSSGWINDNLFFHGISNMTDHIRIPSRRLVTMYILVVCYLAWVSQASGVKNITHGVTRHLRSIGFPEGSGMGIFFALGVPIDIPDKSVLFSLYFEANYALPGEWNSTYYSGEPYLKKRSLDRRLAYEILMNKLESFGYSGENCLLKMICEVTNYPLTSNGVLGEVLQILFTPSSSQNENLPSEITEAEHAKDCNYRYKKCPQSPLTLIRRHDLDDNS